Proteins found in one Mangifera indica cultivar Alphonso chromosome 15, CATAS_Mindica_2.1, whole genome shotgun sequence genomic segment:
- the LOC123198343 gene encoding DELLA protein GAI codes for MKRNRQENCGGGAGCGAGESDMKCENLSKAKMREDEQDAGGMDELMEVLGYKVRTSDMADVAQKLEQLEMVMGTAQEDGISHLATDTVHYNPSDLSAWVESMLSELNNNNTFDTQPRPIQHPAESSSFKPSRIFNDDSEYDLRAIPGVAAYPQPDTEAENNRKKIKTEISPSGASGSGGTGSITESTRPVVVVDSQEAGIQLVHTLLACAEAIQQDNLKLADALVKHIGILAASQAGAMRKVATYFAQGLARRIYRIYPKEALESSYNDILQMHFYETCPYLKFAHFTANQAILEAFATANRVHVIDFSLKQGMQWPALIQALALRPGGPPAFRLTGIGPPQPDNTDALREVGWKLAQLAETVGVEFEFRGFVTNSLADLEPEMLDIRPEVETIAVNSVFELHRLLARPGGIEKVVSSIKAMKPNIITIVEQEANHNSPLFLDRFTEALHYYSSLFDSLEGSSVALASQDLLMSEVYLGRQICNIVACEGCDRTERHETLTQWRTRLTSAGFDPVHLGSNAFKQASMLLALFAGGDGYRVEENNGCLLLAWHTRPLIATSAWKLSSSEWVQR; via the coding sequence ATGAAGAGGAATCGTCAAGAAAATTGTGGTGGCGGCGCGGGCTGCGGTGCTGGGGAAAGCGATATGAAATGTGAAAATCTATCGAAGGCGAAGATGCGGGAAGATGAGCAAGATGCAGGCGGCATGGATGAGTTAATGGAGGTTTTGGGTTACAAGGTACGGACTTCAGACATGGCTGATGTGGCTCAGAAGCTGGAACAGTTGGAGATGGTTATGGGTACTGCTCAAGAAGATGGGATTTCGCATCTCGCCACTGACACTGTTCACTACAATCCCTCTGATCTCTCTGCTTGGGTCGAGAGTATGCTTTCCGAATTGAACAACAACAACACTTTCGATACTCAACCTCGCCCAATTCAACATCCTGCCGAATCTTCCTCCTTCAAGCCGTCAAGAATTTTCAACGATGATTCCGAGTATGATCTCAGAGCAATCCCCGGCGTTGCAGCGTACCCGCAACCGGATACAGAGGCTGAAAACAACCGCAAAAAGATTAAAACTGAGATTAGTCCTAGTGGGGCATCAGGTAGCGGAGGAACTGGTTCAATTACTGAGTCAACACGTCCCGTGGTGGTGGTTGATTCGCAAGAAGCGGGGATTCAACTCGTCCACACACTTTTGGCTTGTGCAGAAGCAATTCAGCAAGATAATTTGAAACTGGCTGATGCGCTGGTGAAGCACATAGGTATACTTGCTGCATCGCAAGCGGGTGCCATGAGAAAAGTTGCCACTTATTTCGCCCAAGGTTTAGCAAGAAGAATCTATCGAATATACCCTAAAGAGGCTCTTGAATCGTCTTACAACGACATCCTTCAGATGCACTTCTATGAGACTTGCCCGTATCTAAAGTTTGCTCATTTCACCGCTAATCAAGCTATTCTTGAAGCCTTTGCCACTGCTAATCGAGTGCACGTCATTGATTTCAGTCTTAAGCAAGGTATGCAATGGCCCGCTTTAATACAAGCTCTTGCATTAAGGCCCGGTGGCCCCCCCGCCTTCCGTTTAACCGGCATCGGCCCGCCTCAGCCCGACAACACCGACGCTTTGCGAGAGGTCGGCTGGAAATTAGCCCAATTAGCTGAAACCGTTggtgttgaatttgaattccgCGGATTCGTTACCAATAGCCTTGCCGATCTTGAACCTGAAATGCTCGATATTCGGCCTGAAGTTGAAACCATTGCTGTTAATTCCGTCTTTGAACTTCACCGTCTTTTGGCTCGTCCCGGTGGGATCGAAAAGGTTGTGTCATCGATTAAAGCGATGAAGCCTAACATTATCACAATTGTTGAACAGGAAGCTAATCACAACAGTCCCCTTTTTTTGGATCGGTTCACTGAAGCTTTACATTATTACTCGAGTTTGTTTGACTCGTTGGAAGGGTCTTCCGTGGCCCTGGCGAGTCAAGATTTGTTGATGTCGGAGGTGTATTTAGGGAGACAAATTTGCAATATTGTGGCGTGTGAAGGCTGTGATAGAACAGAGAGACACGAGACGTTGACTCAGTGGCGAACTCGGTTGACTTCAGCTGGGTTTGACCCGGTTCATCTGGGTTCTAATGCGTTCAAACAGGCGAGCATGTTGTTGGCGTTGTTTGCAGGTGGCGACGGGTACAGGGTGGAGGAGAACAACGGTTGTTTACTGCTGGCGTGGCACACTCGGCCACTCATCGCCACGTCGGCGTGGAAACTGAGTTCTAGTGAGTGGGTACAGCGTTAA